In Fervidicoccaceae archaeon, the DNA window AAACTAAAAATAGCAGGAGACTTGTGGCAGAGGAGGGTCATTTGGTACCTGCTGAGGGGGGAGCTACGCTGGGAGGTCGAGGACACGGTGAGCGAGTCAGAGTTCGTGAGGCTCCTCCGGGAGTTCCCCACTGCTCTCCACCTTAGCCTTGAGAGGTGAGCCGCACCTTGGCACCGCAAGGTCGCGTAAAGAGAATAGAACGTGCGCTGAGCGAGCTGGTGGAGGAGCTAGCCTCCGAGGCAAAGGGAAAACTTGAGAGGCATGGCTACTCCGTCGTGATGTTGGAGAGCCCGCGCTCCTCGGCCAATAGAAGCATAGATCTCCTTGCTTCGGGCGGCGAGAGAAGACTCCACGTCAAGGTGACGCTCGACGCAGAGAGCCTCGACCAGAGGGATCTGGGAGACTTAGCTGGCTTCGCGAGGACGATCAGATCGGCCCCGCTCGTGGTCTGTGAGTACGTCGGGAGGATAGATGTTCACGATGACGTGATCTACGAGCGGGGGGGAGTGCCGGCGGTCAGCATAAGTACTCTCGACCCTCTACTGCGAGGCGACAGGTCGCTCTACGTGATAGGTAGGCGAGCGAACTTTTATGTGAGAATAGATGGAGAGAAGCTTAGAGAAAAGCGAGAGGAGCTCGGCCTCAGCCTCGGCAGAGTTGCCGACGCCTTAGGGGTATCCAGAAAGGCCGTGTATGAATACGAGCGTAATGCCTTCGACGTCGAAATCGAAGTGGCCGAGAAGCTCGTCGAACTGTTCGGCGAA includes these proteins:
- a CDS encoding helix-turn-helix domain-containing protein, translating into MAPQGRVKRIERALSELVEELASEAKGKLERHGYSVVMLESPRSSANRSIDLLASGGERRLHVKVTLDAESLDQRDLGDLAGFARTIRSAPLVVCEYVGRIDVHDDVIYERGGVPAVSISTLDPLLRGDRSLYVIGRRANFYVRIDGEKLREKREELGLSLGRVADALGVSRKAVYEYERNAFDVEIEVAEKLVELFGEDITKPYRLFDEEEWPKLPRSLEPDNKLEKKVLEMLSPRGVTYHAKKTFADVLMTTRSKRLIITIEHSKSSSTIEEKINELRKLRGMDDICRVVVSRKESASENEILYVTEDTMDKLKTLLDEEEL